Proteins encoded together in one uncultured Desulfosarcina sp. window:
- the cobM gene encoding precorrin-4 C(11)-methyltransferase, whose product MSTTRHPIIFCGAGPGDPDLITVKGMRALESADLVLYAGSLVPEAVLTWAPETARRISSAGMNLDQIVSAMADAFLDGQQVVRLHTGDPSLYGAIREQMVMLEEKKIPYWVIPGVTAAFAAAAALGIEYTVPEKTQTLILTRMAGRTPVPESENLASLARHGASLVIYLSTGLIESVSRILSDAYGPKAPCALAYRVSHPEEKIVRTRVEKLTTEARDAGIDRLAVIMVGPALAQPSAEETLRSKLYDETFAHGYRPH is encoded by the coding sequence ATGAGCACCACCCGACACCCCATTATTTTCTGCGGCGCCGGCCCCGGCGACCCCGATCTGATTACCGTCAAAGGCATGCGGGCGCTGGAATCGGCAGACCTGGTTCTCTATGCCGGCTCGCTCGTTCCGGAAGCGGTTCTCACCTGGGCGCCCGAAACAGCGCGGCGGATCAGCAGCGCCGGCATGAACCTCGATCAAATCGTTTCCGCAATGGCCGACGCCTTTCTCGATGGCCAGCAGGTGGTCCGGCTGCACACGGGCGATCCTAGCCTATACGGGGCCATTCGGGAGCAGATGGTTATGCTGGAAGAGAAAAAGATTCCCTATTGGGTCATTCCCGGTGTAACCGCCGCCTTTGCCGCGGCGGCAGCCCTGGGGATCGAATACACGGTTCCCGAAAAAACCCAGACGCTGATTTTAACCCGTATGGCCGGGCGCACACCGGTTCCCGAGTCCGAGAATCTGGCCTCCCTGGCCCGGCACGGCGCTTCGCTGGTGATCTACCTGAGCACGGGTCTGATCGAATCGGTCTCCCGCATTCTATCCGACGCCTATGGTCCCAAGGCGCCCTGCGCTTTGGCCTACCGCGTCAGCCATCCCGAGGAGAAGATCGTCCGAACGCGGGTGGAAAAGCTGACCACAGAAGCCCGGGACGCTGGCATCGACCGACTGGCCGTGATTATGGTGGGCCCGGCCCTGGCCCAACCCTCGGCGGAAGAGACGCTGCGATCCAAACTCTACGATGAGACGTTTGCCCATGGCTACCGACCCCATTGA